From a single Maritimibacter sp. DP1N21-5 genomic region:
- a CDS encoding Lrp/AsnC family transcriptional regulator, translating to MSSQLDDIDRKILAELQEDASQSLDVIAAKVGSSKTPVWNRIRKMREAGVIGPQTVIVDAEKLGLEACFFVLIRTSEHEADWQDRFLRTLRARPEVMEAHRLAGEIDYILKVRVANARAYDTFYQALISEVKIFNVTALLSMEEIKFTTQLPL from the coding sequence ATGTCGTCACAACTCGATGACATAGACCGGAAAATCCTTGCGGAACTGCAGGAAGATGCGAGCCAGTCACTCGACGTGATCGCGGCCAAGGTGGGGTCTTCCAAGACCCCGGTCTGGAACCGGATTCGCAAGATGCGCGAGGCTGGGGTGATCGGTCCGCAGACGGTGATCGTGGACGCAGAGAAGCTGGGGCTCGAGGCCTGTTTCTTCGTGCTCATCCGGACGTCCGAGCACGAGGCCGACTGGCAGGACCGCTTCCTGCGCACGCTCCGCGCGCGCCCCGAGGTGATGGAGGCGCACCGCCTGGCCGGAGAGATCGACTATATCCTCAAGGTCCGCGTCGCCAATGCCCGCGCTTATGACACTTTTTATCAGGCGTTGATTTCCGAGGTGAAGATCTTCAACGTGACGGCGCTCCTGTCGATGGAAGAGATCAAGTTCACCACGCAACTGCCTCTCTAG
- the infC gene encoding translation initiation factor IF-3: MARRPHNAPPTRDTGPRINDRIRAPEIRLIGADGENVGVVSPQEAMRMAEEAGLDLVEISPNATPPVCKIMDFGKFKYEQQKRESEARKKQKIIEVKEVKFRPNTDTHDYDVKMRSVFKFLENGDKVKVTLRFRGREMAHQNLGRDLLERVAEDVKEIGKVENMPKLEGRQMVMMIGPVSK; the protein is encoded by the coding sequence ATAGCTCGCAGACCCCACAACGCACCGCCCACTCGCGACACCGGCCCCCGGATCAACGACCGTATCCGTGCCCCCGAGATTCGCTTGATCGGTGCAGATGGCGAAAACGTCGGCGTCGTTTCCCCCCAGGAAGCGATGCGCATGGCTGAAGAAGCCGGCCTCGACCTTGTCGAGATTTCGCCCAACGCCACCCCGCCCGTGTGCAAGATCATGGACTTCGGCAAGTTCAAATACGAACAGCAGAAGCGGGAATCCGAGGCGCGCAAGAAGCAGAAGATCATCGAGGTCAAAGAGGTGAAGTTCCGTCCCAACACGGACACCCACGACTACGACGTGAAGATGCGGTCTGTGTTCAAGTTCCTCGAGAACGGCGACAAGGTGAAGGTCACGCTCCGGTTTCGGGGCCGCGAAATGGCGCACCAGAACCTTGGCCGTGATCTGCTCGAACGGGTCGCCGAGGACGTGAAGGAGATCGGCAAGGTCGAGAACATGCCGAAGCTCGAGGGTCGCCAGATGGTCATGATGATCGGACCCGTGTCGAAGTAA
- a CDS encoding nitrite/sulfite reductase: MLDATQNVTRTYLDRRVEEFRGQVARRIDGSLTEDEFRPLRLMNGLYLQLHAYMLRVAIPYGTLNSDQLDVLAEISERWDRGYGHFTTRQNIQYNWPKLTDVPDMLGRLADVNLHAIQTSGNTIRNVTADPLAGAHADELIDPRPVAELIRIWSTDHPEYQFLGRKFKIAVTGSPNDRAVTAAHDLAVRIVERDGEIGYAILVGGGLGRTPVVGKVIKDFLPQADLLPYLEAVLSVYNLAGRRDNKYKARIKITVNEMGLEEFSVRVDEAFARIRPEFSGADQHLLAELQDGFARPMLAPRDSGAFEAAYEADPVFRSWADVNLRPHFAEDYAIAMVSLKPHGGVPGDASASQMRVVADLARRYGQNEIRVTQEQNLVLPHVAKADLPAVFAELKAHGLATANAGLASDIIACPGMDYCALATARSIPVAQEISERLAENEIEVGELAIKISGCINACGHHHLGDIGILGLDRAGVENYQITLGGDAGPDMKIGEKTGPGFAYDEVVDAVERLIQAYLDLRAEGERFRDTIARTGAEPFKSALYDEENRHAA, translated from the coding sequence ATGCTCGACGCAACCCAGAACGTGACCCGCACCTACCTCGACCGCCGGGTCGAAGAGTTTCGCGGCCAGGTCGCCCGCCGCATCGACGGCTCGCTCACCGAGGACGAGTTCCGCCCCCTGCGGCTGATGAACGGGCTCTATCTTCAGCTTCACGCCTATATGCTGCGCGTGGCCATTCCCTATGGCACGCTCAACAGCGACCAGCTTGACGTGCTGGCCGAGATTTCCGAGCGCTGGGATCGCGGCTACGGCCATTTCACCACGCGCCAGAACATCCAGTACAACTGGCCCAAGCTCACCGATGTGCCCGACATGCTGGGCCGGCTCGCCGACGTGAACCTGCACGCGATCCAGACCTCGGGCAACACGATCCGCAACGTGACCGCCGATCCGCTCGCCGGTGCCCATGCCGACGAGCTGATAGACCCGCGTCCGGTGGCCGAGCTTATCCGCATCTGGTCAACCGATCACCCGGAATACCAGTTCCTGGGTCGCAAGTTCAAAATCGCCGTGACCGGCAGCCCGAACGACCGGGCCGTGACCGCGGCCCATGACCTTGCCGTGCGCATCGTCGAGCGGGACGGAGAGATCGGCTATGCGATCCTCGTCGGTGGTGGCCTCGGGCGCACGCCCGTCGTGGGAAAGGTCATCAAGGATTTCCTGCCGCAGGCCGACCTCCTGCCCTATCTCGAGGCTGTTCTGTCGGTCTACAACCTCGCCGGACGGCGCGACAACAAATACAAGGCGCGCATCAAGATCACCGTGAACGAGATGGGGCTCGAGGAGTTCTCGGTCCGCGTGGACGAGGCCTTCGCCCGAATCCGGCCCGAGTTCTCGGGCGCCGACCAGCATCTGCTCGCAGAGCTTCAGGACGGCTTCGCCCGCCCGATGCTCGCCCCGCGCGACAGCGGCGCCTTCGAGGCCGCCTATGAAGCCGACCCGGTGTTCCGCTCCTGGGCGGACGTGAACCTGCGCCCGCATTTCGCCGAAGACTATGCCATCGCCATGGTCAGCCTGAAACCCCATGGGGGCGTGCCGGGGGATGCGAGTGCGTCGCAGATGCGCGTTGTTGCAGACCTCGCCCGCCGCTACGGCCAGAACGAAATCCGGGTGACGCAAGAGCAGAACCTCGTTCTGCCGCATGTGGCCAAGGCCGACCTCCCGGCCGTCTTCGCCGAACTGAAGGCGCACGGCCTCGCCACGGCGAACGCGGGCCTTGCGTCCGACATCATCGCCTGCCCCGGCATGGACTATTGCGCGCTGGCGACCGCCCGGTCGATCCCGGTTGCGCAGGAAATCTCGGAACGTCTCGCCGAGAACGAGATCGAAGTTGGCGAACTGGCGATCAAGATTTCCGGCTGCATCAACGCCTGCGGTCATCACCATCTGGGTGACATCGGTATCCTCGGGCTCGACAGGGCCGGTGTTGAGAACTACCAGATCACGCTGGGCGGCGATGCCGGACCCGACATGAAGATCGGCGAAAAGACCGGACCGGGTTTCGCCTATGACGAAGTGGTGGATGCCGTGGAGCGGCTGATCCAAGCCTATCTCGACCTCCGGGCCGAAGGCGAACGCTTCCGCGACACCATCGCACGGACAGGGGCCGAGCCCTTCAAGTCCGCGCTCTACGACGAGGAAAACCGCCATGCCGCTTGA
- a CDS encoding DUF934 domain-containing protein, which produces MTDQPTANQIVTDAGFAPDDFATGFLALEGVSAGAGCDDCGIDLSPSDDVNAHRELLLRAKAIRISFGSFADGRGFTTARQLRLMGFTGRLRAGAGLIADQYAMARRAGFDEVEITPALAARQPEEQWLFRADWQAYDHQSRLRG; this is translated from the coding sequence ATGACCGATCAACCCACAGCGAACCAGATCGTGACCGACGCGGGCTTCGCGCCCGACGACTTCGCCACCGGCTTCCTCGCGCTCGAGGGCGTGTCGGCGGGCGCGGGCTGTGACGACTGCGGCATCGACCTGTCGCCCTCCGACGACGTGAACGCGCACCGCGAGCTGCTTCTGCGCGCCAAGGCGATCCGGATCTCCTTCGGCTCCTTCGCGGACGGGCGCGGCTTTACCACCGCGCGCCAGCTTCGCCTCATGGGATTCACCGGTCGGCTGCGCGCCGGCGCCGGGCTCATCGCCGATCAATACGCCATGGCGCGGCGTGCCGGTTTCGACGAGGTCGAGATCACGCCGGCCCTCGCCGCCCGCCAGCCGGAAGAGCAATGGCTCTTCCGCGCCGACTGGCAGGCATATGACCATCAGTCGCGGCTGCGCGGGTAG
- a CDS encoding DUF2849 domain-containing protein — MAKRFQPGVISANDLISGKVIYLAANDNWVERLDEGEFITDEARAEVRLELALGQPEIAVGAYVAPAEATETGIRPAHFREDFRATGPSAPARKSWGIN, encoded by the coding sequence ATGGCCAAACGATTTCAGCCCGGCGTCATCAGCGCCAACGACCTCATCTCGGGCAAGGTGATCTATCTTGCCGCCAACGACAACTGGGTCGAGCGGCTCGACGAGGGCGAGTTCATCACCGACGAGGCCCGCGCCGAGGTGCGGCTCGAGCTTGCACTCGGCCAGCCCGAGATCGCCGTGGGGGCCTATGTCGCCCCGGCGGAGGCGACCGAGACCGGCATCCGGCCGGCGCACTTCCGTGAAGACTTCCGCGCGACCGGGCCTTCGGCGCCCGCCCGCAAGAGCTGGGGGATCAACTGA
- a CDS encoding ferredoxin--NADP reductase, giving the protein MMNEVTPVTEAQKIKPVPTLPDAQTVIEVKHYTDRLFSFRCTRPATMRFRSGEFVMIGLMGDNGKPLLRAYSIASPSWDEELEFYSIKVQDGPLTSKLQHIQPGDEIILRPKPVGTLVHDALLPGKRLWLFATGTGFAPFASLLREPQTYEDYDEVIITHTCREVGELTYGRDLIESIKTDELLHELMGPDFHEKIRYYPTTTREESPKMGRITDLMRSGEVFADLGVPVLNKDTDRAMVCGNLAFNLEIKEMLEGYGLEEGANSDPKHYVVEKAFLD; this is encoded by the coding sequence ATGATGAACGAAGTGACACCCGTGACCGAAGCTCAGAAAATCAAACCCGTTCCCACGCTGCCCGACGCCCAGACCGTCATCGAGGTCAAGCACTACACGGACCGGCTGTTTTCCTTCCGCTGCACCCGTCCGGCGACGATGCGCTTTCGGTCGGGAGAATTCGTGATGATCGGGCTCATGGGCGACAACGGCAAACCGCTTCTGCGCGCCTATTCCATCGCCTCGCCCTCTTGGGACGAGGAGCTCGAGTTCTATTCGATCAAGGTGCAGGACGGTCCGCTCACGTCGAAACTCCAGCATATCCAGCCGGGCGACGAGATCATCTTGCGCCCGAAACCCGTCGGCACGCTGGTCCATGACGCGCTGCTCCCCGGCAAGCGCCTGTGGTTATTCGCCACCGGCACCGGGTTCGCGCCCTTCGCCTCGCTCCTGCGCGAACCGCAGACCTACGAGGATTACGACGAGGTCATCATCACGCACACCTGCCGGGAAGTGGGTGAGCTGACCTATGGCCGCGACCTGATCGAAAGCATCAAGACCGACGAGCTTCTTCACGAACTCATGGGCCCGGATTTCCACGAGAAGATCCGCTACTATCCCACCACGACCCGCGAAGAGAGCCCGAAGATGGGCCGGATCACCGACCTCATGCGCTCGGGCGAGGTCTTTGCCGATCTTGGCGTGCCGGTCCTGAACAAGGACACCGACCGCGCGATGGTCTGCGGCAACCTCGCCTTCAACCTCGAGATCAAGGAGATGCTCGAGGGCTACGGTCTCGAGGAAGGCGCGAACTCGGACCCGAAACACTACGTTGTGGAGAAGGCCTTCCTCGACTGA
- a CDS encoding phosphoadenylyl-sulfate reductase has translation MPLEALAFPDRLETAARINAQFDPMDAQGVVEAALTEHGHIALVSSFGTESIVLLDMVSRVDQSAPVLFLETGMLFAETLDYQKDVALILGLTNVQIVRPAPEDIEAKDRFGRLHMANTDACCDIRKVLPLERALTPFDGWITGRKRAHGGQRAELDLAEIEGHRIKFNPLAHWSGQELRDYMKAHGLPNHPLTAKGFQSVGCAPCTSATKPGEDPRAGRWRGSDKEECGIHFIDGKAVRQ, from the coding sequence ATGCCGCTTGAAGCTCTGGCCTTCCCGGATCGGCTTGAAACCGCAGCCCGGATCAATGCGCAATTCGACCCGATGGACGCGCAGGGCGTGGTCGAGGCGGCGCTGACCGAACACGGGCATATCGCGCTGGTGTCGTCCTTCGGCACCGAAAGCATCGTGCTTCTGGACATGGTCAGCCGCGTCGACCAATCCGCCCCGGTGCTGTTTCTGGAAACCGGCATGCTCTTTGCCGAAACGCTCGACTACCAGAAGGACGTGGCGTTGATCCTCGGCCTGACCAATGTCCAGATCGTGCGCCCCGCGCCCGAGGACATCGAGGCGAAGGACCGCTTCGGAAGGCTTCACATGGCAAACACCGACGCCTGCTGCGACATCCGCAAGGTGCTGCCGCTCGAACGCGCGCTGACGCCTTTCGACGGCTGGATCACGGGTCGCAAGCGCGCCCATGGTGGCCAGCGGGCCGAGCTCGATCTGGCCGAGATCGAAGGGCACCGGATCAAGTTCAATCCGCTTGCCCATTGGTCGGGTCAGGAGCTCCGCGACTACATGAAGGCCCATGGCCTTCCGAACCATCCGCTGACCGCCAAGGGCTTCCAGTCCGTCGGCTGCGCCCCCTGCACCTCTGCCACGAAGCCCGGCGAAGACCCCCGAGCGGGCCGCTGGCGCGGGTCGGACAAAGAAGAATGCGGGATCCATTTCATCGACGGAAAGGCGGTGCGCCAATGA